A window of the Parabacteroides merdae ATCC 43184 genome harbors these coding sequences:
- the mnmD gene encoding tRNA (5-methylaminomethyl-2-thiouridine)(34)-methyltransferase MnmD: protein MQNATNHIKRELQLTADGSHTLFIPEMDEHYHSVNGAVQESRHVFIEAGLHHLERKEIVVLEIGFGTGLNAFLTLLDAEVHQRKIHYYSVELYPLDMDVIESLNYGEMICAGRKDVFQALHQAEWNVAVQVTDFFGLHKIQGDSNTCALPDRIDLVYFDAFAPDKQPEMWNQEIFNRLYARMTGGGVLTTYCAKGVVRRMMKEAGYSVERIPGPPGKREMLRAIKL from the coding sequence ATGCAGAACGCAACGAATCATATCAAACGGGAATTGCAACTGACGGCGGATGGGAGCCATACGCTTTTTATCCCCGAAATGGACGAACACTACCATTCTGTGAACGGCGCCGTGCAGGAGTCGCGCCATGTCTTTATTGAAGCTGGGTTACACCATCTGGAACGGAAAGAAATCGTCGTTCTGGAAATAGGTTTCGGTACTGGGCTCAATGCCTTCTTGACTTTGTTGGATGCCGAGGTGCATCAACGGAAAATACATTACTATTCGGTTGAACTTTATCCGCTTGATATGGACGTGATCGAGAGCTTGAATTACGGCGAAATGATCTGTGCCGGACGGAAAGATGTTTTCCAAGCCTTGCATCAGGCGGAATGGAATGTTGCGGTCCAGGTTACGGATTTCTTTGGACTGCATAAAATACAAGGAGACAGTAATACGTGTGCTTTGCCGGATCGGATCGACCTGGTCTATTTTGATGCGTTCGCTCCCGATAAGCAGCCGGAGATGTGGAATCAGGAAATCTTCAACCGACTGTATGCCCGCATGACCGGAGGCGGTGTTTTGACAACCTATTGTGCGAAAGGTGTCGTCAGACGTATGATGAAAGAAGCCGGATATTCTGTCGAAAGAATACCCGGCCCCCCAGGAAAACGCGAAATGCTTCGCGCTATTAAATTATAA
- the trxA gene encoding thioredoxin codes for MALQITDANFEELVNSGKPMVLDFWAEWCGPCRMVGPIIDELATEYEGRVTIGKMDVDNNNDVVAQFGIRNIPTVLFFKDGKVVDKQVGAAPKTTFVSKIEALL; via the coding sequence ATGGCACTACAAATTACAGATGCAAATTTTGAAGAGTTGGTAAACTCTGGTAAGCCTATGGTCCTTGACTTCTGGGCTGAATGGTGTGGTCCTTGCCGCATGGTTGGTCCGATCATCGATGAACTGGCTACCGAATATGAAGGCCGTGTTACTATCGGCAAAATGGATGTAGACAACAACAACGACGTGGTTGCACAATTTGGCATCCGTAATATTCCGACCGTTCTTTTCTTCAAAGACGGCAAGGTAGTAGATAAACAGGTAGGTGCTGCTCCTAAAACTACATTCGTATCTAAAATAGAAGCTCTTTTATAA